One segment of Rubripirellula amarantea DNA contains the following:
- a CDS encoding preprotein translocase subunit SecA, whose product MPVLEQIWDTLGVVFGGAFGSFERAVTAVFGSANARHVAKLQARAELITSLEPKYAAMSDEELKQQTEILRKRIRDGETLDDILEDAFAICREGGKRFMGMRHYDVQLVGGMVLHNGNIAEMVTGEGKTLVATLPAYLNAIEGKGVHVITVNDYLARRDMEWMAPLYMNLGLTVNAIQSGMSTAEKQAAYACDITYGTNNEFGFDYLRDNMRPAAKGDDRFPAEMQQCQGPLNYAIIDEVDNILIDEARTPLIISGPADLDLGRYQEADRVAKQLTKEIHFTVDEKQHNVTLTDEGVREAERLAGVESFYTAGNMEWPHLIDNALKARYLYRVDVNYVVKEGEIIIVDEFTGRLMEGRQWSDGLHQAVEAKEGVKIKAETQTFATASLQNIFKMYKKLSGMTGTAMTEATEFMKIYGLDVVAIPTHRVMKRIEFPDQIYLTEKDKFNALANEVERTHKWDVLNLKDGDEVWGLIQKEDESTVTIIPKGEKTAETVALEKVDSIERKDRPVLIGTVSIEKSERLSELLERRGIKHDVLNAKQHGREADIVAQAGRLGAVTIATNMAGRGTDIILGGNPETMAWAQLQHEYPTRLEVPDEVWNKLVEEIDEREKMSEEGHIVRDIGGLYVLGTERHESRRIDLQLRGRCGRQGDPGSSRFFLSLEDDLMRIFAGDFVKSMMERLGMKEGDAIESNMVSRRIAAAQKKVEERNYEIRKSLLDYDEVMDEQRKRVYRYRQALLDGHSSRAMVLELIRGQIEKYVQTFLEPNYGVESFAGFAGSHLDCQLEPRDFVNMDFEMADSYAKDQAERAAEVTVAEIVEENLPSGMEDEWNWKALVNWANTRLGTNYQEHQLQNMERNEMMEELVKSAHRRIATVDLSEGEATLDADFGLRTLSAWMKHRFGIETTPDEFRDVEDLDQVVDSLFARAEDAYTLKEAEYPVLTGLSKFTDKQGAQVSLDREGLVQWINRRFGVVLDVEDVRLNRDELKSQILEYSRDTGDAAEEKQAAAELKLRELFGDADSETTAAVASGGNGSLDSFADWLHNELNFRGAKEDISRMNRDQLALALDGAVDDRFHPEMRRMERQVLLNIVDDAWKNHLLTMDHLRSSVGLKGYAQMDPKVEYKREGMRLFDSMWENIGDRVTDLIFRMESLNEEFIRSTYIGGEERHDEAHGMAEAEESPAQAAARSSANSSSDEESRREPVRHEAPRVGRNDPCPCGSGKKFKQCHMRKNVV is encoded by the coding sequence ATGCCAGTGCTTGAACAAATCTGGGATACCTTGGGCGTCGTTTTCGGCGGTGCCTTTGGTTCATTTGAACGTGCCGTCACCGCCGTCTTCGGATCCGCGAACGCACGCCACGTTGCCAAACTGCAAGCCCGAGCAGAGTTGATCACTTCGCTTGAGCCCAAGTACGCGGCGATGAGCGACGAGGAACTGAAACAACAAACCGAGATTCTACGCAAACGAATCCGCGACGGTGAAACGCTCGATGACATCTTAGAAGATGCCTTCGCGATTTGCCGCGAAGGTGGCAAGCGGTTCATGGGCATGCGTCACTACGATGTCCAATTGGTCGGGGGCATGGTTCTGCACAATGGCAACATCGCCGAAATGGTGACCGGAGAAGGCAAAACACTCGTCGCGACGCTGCCGGCATACTTAAATGCGATCGAAGGTAAGGGCGTTCACGTTATTACTGTGAATGATTACCTGGCCCGTCGCGACATGGAATGGATGGCTCCGCTTTACATGAACCTCGGTTTGACCGTGAATGCGATCCAGTCCGGTATGTCGACAGCGGAAAAGCAAGCCGCCTACGCGTGCGACATCACGTATGGAACCAACAACGAATTTGGCTTTGATTACCTTCGCGATAACATGCGTCCCGCCGCGAAGGGTGATGATCGGTTCCCGGCTGAAATGCAGCAGTGCCAGGGTCCGCTTAATTACGCCATCATTGACGAAGTTGATAACATTCTGATCGACGAAGCTCGTACGCCTCTGATCATCAGTGGCCCGGCCGACCTTGATTTGGGTCGTTATCAAGAAGCGGATCGCGTAGCCAAGCAGTTGACCAAAGAAATTCACTTCACGGTCGATGAGAAACAACACAACGTCACCCTGACGGACGAAGGCGTACGCGAAGCGGAACGTCTTGCTGGCGTTGAGAGTTTCTACACAGCCGGCAATATGGAATGGCCGCACTTGATCGACAACGCGTTGAAGGCTCGCTACTTGTATCGAGTTGACGTGAACTACGTTGTCAAGGAAGGCGAGATCATTATCGTCGACGAGTTCACCGGACGGTTGATGGAAGGTCGTCAATGGAGCGATGGACTGCACCAAGCTGTGGAGGCCAAAGAGGGCGTTAAAATCAAGGCGGAAACGCAAACCTTTGCGACTGCGTCTCTGCAGAACATCTTCAAGATGTATAAGAAATTGTCGGGGATGACCGGTACGGCCATGACCGAAGCCACCGAGTTCATGAAGATTTACGGACTCGACGTGGTTGCCATTCCGACTCACCGAGTGATGAAGCGGATTGAATTCCCCGACCAAATCTACCTGACTGAAAAAGACAAGTTCAACGCCCTGGCTAACGAAGTCGAACGCACTCACAAATGGGATGTGTTGAACCTAAAGGACGGCGACGAAGTTTGGGGTCTGATTCAAAAAGAAGACGAATCGACCGTCACGATCATCCCCAAGGGCGAAAAAACTGCTGAAACAGTCGCCTTGGAAAAGGTTGATTCGATCGAGCGAAAGGATCGTCCCGTGCTGATCGGTACGGTCAGCATCGAGAAGAGTGAACGCCTTTCCGAATTGCTCGAACGTCGTGGTATCAAGCATGACGTCCTCAACGCGAAACAGCACGGTCGCGAAGCCGACATTGTTGCTCAGGCCGGTCGACTTGGCGCGGTCACAATCGCAACGAACATGGCAGGTCGCGGTACCGACATTATCTTGGGTGGTAATCCCGAAACGATGGCGTGGGCTCAACTGCAACACGAGTACCCGACGCGTTTGGAAGTCCCAGACGAGGTTTGGAACAAGTTGGTCGAGGAAATCGACGAACGAGAAAAGATGAGCGAAGAGGGGCACATCGTTCGCGATATCGGCGGATTGTATGTCCTAGGTACCGAACGCCACGAATCCCGCCGTATTGACCTTCAACTTCGCGGTCGTTGTGGACGACAGGGTGACCCGGGTTCGAGCCGATTCTTTTTGTCGCTTGAAGACGATCTGATGCGAATTTTCGCTGGCGATTTCGTCAAGAGCATGATGGAACGTCTGGGCATGAAAGAAGGCGACGCAATCGAGTCGAACATGGTTAGCCGTCGTATCGCTGCGGCACAAAAGAAGGTCGAAGAACGCAACTACGAAATTCGCAAAAGCTTGCTCGACTATGACGAAGTCATGGACGAACAACGCAAACGCGTTTACCGATATCGCCAAGCTCTCTTGGACGGACACAGCAGCCGCGCGATGGTCCTGGAACTCATCCGAGGCCAAATCGAAAAGTATGTGCAAACATTCCTGGAACCCAACTATGGCGTTGAATCATTCGCAGGGTTTGCTGGTTCGCACTTGGATTGCCAACTTGAACCACGTGACTTCGTCAACATGGACTTCGAGATGGCGGATTCTTACGCCAAGGATCAAGCCGAACGCGCAGCCGAAGTAACGGTCGCTGAAATCGTCGAAGAGAACCTGCCAAGCGGCATGGAAGACGAATGGAACTGGAAGGCACTTGTTAACTGGGCCAACACACGGTTGGGAACGAATTACCAGGAACACCAGCTTCAGAACATGGAACGCAATGAGATGATGGAAGAGCTCGTGAAGAGCGCCCATCGACGAATTGCAACAGTGGATTTATCCGAAGGCGAAGCTACTCTCGACGCTGACTTCGGCCTTCGCACACTTTCAGCGTGGATGAAGCATCGGTTCGGTATCGAGACTACTCCAGACGAATTCCGCGACGTCGAAGACCTTGATCAGGTTGTCGACTCGTTGTTCGCTCGCGCCGAAGACGCTTACACGCTGAAGGAAGCCGAATACCCGGTGCTCACTGGACTTTCCAAGTTCACCGACAAACAAGGTGCCCAAGTTTCACTCGATCGCGAAGGGCTCGTTCAATGGATCAACCGACGCTTTGGTGTGGTGCTTGATGTTGAAGACGTCCGCTTGAACCGTGACGAATTGAAGAGCCAAATTCTCGAATACAGCCGCGACACTGGCGACGCAGCAGAGGAAAAACAAGCTGCGGCTGAATTGAAGCTTCGCGAACTGTTTGGCGACGCCGATTCTGAAACCACTGCGGCAGTCGCAAGTGGTGGCAATGGCTCACTTGATAGTTTTGCCGATTGGCTTCACAACGAATTGAACTTCCGCGGTGCCAAAGAAGACATCTCGCGGATGAACCGTGACCAACTCGCATTAGCACTCGATGGTGCCGTGGACGATCGTTTCCACCCTGAAATGCGTCGTATGGAACGTCAAGTGTTGCTCAATATCGTTGATGACGCTTGGAAGAATCACTTGCTCACCATGGACCACCTGCGAAGTAGCGTTGGGTTAAAGGGCTATGCCCAGATGGACCCCAAGGTCGAATACAAACGCGAAGGCATGCGATTGTTCGACTCCATGTGGGAAAACATTGGTGACCGAGTAACCGATCTGATTTTCCGAATGGAATCACTCAACGAAGAGTTCATTCGCAGCACTTACATTGGCGGCGAAGAACGTCACGATGAAGCTCACGGGATGGCCGAAGCCGAAGAGTCACCGGCCCAGGCCGCAGCCCGCAGTTCAGCCAACAGCAGCTCGGACGAAGAAAGTCGTCGTGAGCCCGTTCGACACGAGGCCCCTCGCGTTGGACGAAATGATCCTTGCCCATGTGGAAGTGGCAAGAAGTTTAAACAGTGTCACATGCGTAAGAACGTCGTCTAG